GCTGGTGGTGAGCGCGGCGCTGGCGGGCATCGGCGCCTATTTCGATCACCTGTTCCCCGGCTGGGCGCTGCTATGGCAGGGGCTCAACCTGATCATCTCCTTCGCCGTCATCACCGTGCTGTTCGCGATGATGTACAAGATCCTCCCCGACACGCACGTGGCCTGGAGGGACGTGTGGCTCGGGGCGGCGGTGACGTCGCTGCTCTTCAGCCTGGGCAAGTTCGGCATCGGCCTGTACCTGGGCCGGAGCACCGTGTCCTCGAGCTATGGCGCGGCGGGCTCGCTGGCGGTGGTGCTCATCTGGGTCTACTACTCCGCGCAGATCCTCTTCCTGGGCGCGGAGTTCACCCAGGTCTATGCCCGCAACCACGGCAGCCGGGCGCAGCCCACGCCTCAGCCGGCATGAACCGCCTGTCAGGAAGCGACGCGCCGTGCGTCGTGCTAGGGTGAAGGAGCCGCTCGCGGGACTGTGATGCGACTTCCGAACCGAGCTTCTGCAGCTTGACTAGCTGGTCGTGTCCGCCTTCCCCGAGCGGCTCCTTCTTTCCGCCTGGCGGAGGTGGACGTGATGGACGCGGCGTTGGCGCGCGCCGAGCAGGTCGCTCGCGAGGATCTGGTGATGTTCGTGAACGCGTGCTTCTCCTGCACGGGGCAGCGCGAGTTCTACAACGACGCACGCGGGCAGGCCGTCTCCATCGAGTTCCTGCACTCGTACATCCTGGGCAACTACCGCCGCCTCTACGCGCGGACGCTGGCCGCGGGCATCAACCACTTCAACCAGGCGCAGATCATCCTCAACCTGCTGGCCACCGGGAAGCAGACGCGGGCCGAGGACAAGCAGGAGGAGGGAGCGCTCCTCGCGGCGGCGCTCCGGGCGTTGCCCCCGCAGCGGGCCTTCCGGGTGCTGGAGGTGCTGCGCGAGCGGCGCATCAACAACCGCCGGGCCCGCGCCATCGCCCAGGAGTACCTGGAGGGACGTCCGGACCTGGGCTTCGATGCCATCAAGTACCGCTCCAAGCTGCGGGCCACGGTGGCGCACGGGCACCTGAAGCTCGGGGGCGAGCTGAACCCGTTCCTCTTCCACGGCTGGCGCAAGCGCGTGTACGCGACGCCACTGCTGGAGAAGTTCCGCCAGGCGCACTACGACGAGTCGGCGATCTTCGAGCTGCCCTTCACCGTCGCCGAGGGCCTGGCCGTCAAGCACGGCATCCCCCGCGACGTGTTCCTCACGCGCATCGAGCCGCGTCTCACCGCGGCCGAGCGGCTGCGCCTCCAGGGCTCGGCGGCCCGCGCGGACGGGGTGACGCTCACGATGGACCTGGGACGTGCGCCGCTCACGAAGCTGGCGCTCTACGTACTGTCCCTGAAGTCGGAGGTGCGGCGGGAGCGGCGGAACGAGCTGCATGCCGCGCTGGAGCAGGCCGCGGCCCGCACGCTGCGCCGCGCTTCCGTTCCCCTGGGCCGGGTGGCCGCCGTGCTGGACAACAGCTACTCCGCCTCGGGCTCCAGCGAGAAGCGCCGCCGTCCGCTCGCGGTGGCGCTCGCCGCGCACTACCTGCTGTCCGCCTCGGCCCGCGAGTACCGCGCCTTCTGGACGAACCCCGTCGAGGAGCCGCTCCTCATGGGTGCCCGGGGACAGACCGATCTGGCCACTCCGCTGCTCGATGCCCTGGACTGGATGCCGCACCTGGTCGTCGTGGTGTCCGACGGCTACGACAATGATCCGCCCAACGCCGTGGCCGAGGTGACCCGCGTCTTCCGCACGAAGCTGGACCCGGCGCGCCGCACGTCCATCGTCCATGCGAACCCCGTGTTCGCCTCGGAGCTCTACGCGCCCCGGGGCATCGGCTTCCACGTGCCCACGGTGGGCGTGCGGGACGCGGAGGATCTGCCCACGGTGCTCGGCTTCGCGCGCTTCGCCGAGGGCGCGGCCCCACTGTCGGAGCTCGAGGACTACCTCGCGGCGCGCGTGCGGCGGCTGCTGGAGCGCGGGCCTCGGAGCCAGACGTCGGCGGAGCCCCTGGAAGCCAGCGGAGAGGTCACCGGAGAGGCCACGACGGCCGGGGAGGAGGAGTGATGGCCCACACGGAGACGAAGCGCATCCTGCCCACGGGCCTGCGGCTGGCGCCCTCGCAGGTATGGGGCAGCATCCGCCTGGTGCCGGTGCTGCGGGACGAGGTGCGGGGAGACCTGCGCTTCGCCCGGCGGACGTACGATGACGATCTCACCCTCGTCTCGTTGAAGGGCGGGCTGATGGAGCCCGGGCTCAAGTACATCTCCTACGTGCCGCACGGGCTGGTGATGGGGTGGGACGACCGGAGCCGGAGCGCGGGCGCCATCTTCGGAACGCAGCTCCACAAGCCCGAGGGCAAGGCACTGAAGGTGGGCCCCTTCACCGTCCGCGTGTTGCACCGCATGGCGCACCGCGAGGACAAGAACCGGCTGCGGCTGTTGCCCCTGCACCTCGCGATGGAGGGCTTCCTCGCCCTGCACTTCGGTGGGCCGGAGGTGGCGTGGACCGAGTACTCGCAGGAGGCCGTGTCCCGGGGGTTGGATCCCCGGAGCGAGTGGTCCGTGCCGGGCTGGTCGAGCACGGCCTTCGACGAGGCCCTGCGCATCTTCGAGATCCACGAGCAGCAGGTGGGCGTGCTCATCTTCCACGCGGACCTGCTGCTGTCCGCCTTCATCGTCTCGCACCCCGAGGACTACCGGGCGCTGCACCGGGCGCTGCTGGAGGACTTCTACGGAGACCTGCTCCTCCAGTACGGCTTCCTCGGGGACGTGCCGCCCCTGTCGCTGTCCATCGAGGACCGGCGCGTCTCCTCGCTCGGGGACCTGCGGGCCGCCGTCGCGCGGATGCGCGAGGACTGGGGCGCGTTCCAGGGCTTCATGGCCGGAGGCGTCTTCGGCGTGGAGGTCTCGGCGAGCACCGTCTACGAGGCGGGGCCCTTCCACCTCCAGCGCTTCGTCACCAGCCTGTCGCCCTCCGAGGAGAACCACCTCGGCGAGGTCATCGTGCGCGGGGACGGGACGCTCGAGTACCTCAAGACGTACCGCCTGTCGGCGGCGCAGACGCGGCGGGCCTACCTGCTCAAGCAGCTCTCGCAGGCGGACTGGAACCTGGAGCGCGCGGCGGTGAATCTGAAGACCACCCGGAATGATTTGATGCTGCGCCTGAGCAACGCGGGCTTCGGCTACCTGCTCAAGGAGTCCGTGCTCCAGGCGGCCCTGCGGCAGCACCAGGGCCGGCGCTAGCGCCCGGAGCCGGCGGCACCCCTACCCCGCCGTCCGCCGCGGCTCCGGCGCCGTGTCGCGTGGCAGCAGGACGAGCCGCGTGGCCTCATGGGCCCGGACGCGCAGCGGCCTCTCCACCTCCAGGAGCATCGAGCCACGCGCCGTCACCCACAGGCCCTCGTGCTCGACCTCCAGCACTCCCGACAGCACGAACGCGTGGGTGCCCGCCTCCAGCGAGAGCGTCTCCTGCGCCACCAGGTCGCGGTGCTCTCCGCGCTGCACCCAGGACAGCCGGCCCTTGCGCCCCAGGTGCCCGTAGCGGTCCAGCTCGCGCACCAGGTCATCGAAGCGCCGCTCGGCGAACTTCCGCCACACGCCCTGCCGGAGACTCGCGTTGGCCTCCATCAACGGCAGCAGCGCCGAGCGCGGAATGCGCACCAGCATCGAGGAGGTGGCCGTGCGGATGGTGGCCGAGCGCCGCTCCCCCGCGAGCATGGCGATCTCCCCGAACAGCGAGCCGCTGCCGAGCTCGTCCACCACCTTCTCGCGCTCGCCGCCCTCGGCCAACACGTAGACCGCGCCGCTGGCGAGCAGGTACATCTCATCGCTGGCGTCTCCCCGGTGGAAGACGTACCTGCCGCCCGGAAGCGTGATGATCTCCGAGCGCTGGGCCAGCTCGCGCAGCGTGTCCTCCTCGAAGTGGGAGAAGAGCGGCACCCGGCGCAGCTGCCGGATCACCTCGGGGCGCAGCACGCGGGCGCCGACGGACGTCTTCTGCATCAGCGCCGCCGTGGCCTGGATGGGCTGGCGCAGCTTGCGCTGCCCCATGGTGCGGAGCATGTTCGCGAGGTTGGCCGCGGTGAGGGGCACCACCGTCACCAGGCCATGTCCCTCGACGTAGCCCGGGTTGGTCTCGACGAAGAAGCGCGAGGCGGGCTTGTCGCAATGCAGCCAGTACTCGCGCTCCATCTCCGTCTCGCGCGTGCGCCAGCCCACGTGCCGCACCAGGGGATTGGCCGGATCCACCCGCTCCAGACCGAACTCCGTGGCCAGCTCGTCCATGAAGGCCAGCAGCTCCGGCGGCACCACCGTCTGGTGCCGCGGCCACACCTCCTTGAAGTAACTGGCGAGCAGCGAATAGCTGGAAGGGTGCACCAGCGAGCCCAGGTAGAACACCCGCCGGCCCGGGTTCTTCAGCACGTAGTTCAGGATCATCTTCAGCCCGAAGCGCGTGCTGGCATTGGTGCCACGGTAGGCCCGCAGCGAGCCCGCCTCCGCGCGGAAGACGGACGTGGGCACGCCACCGAATTCCTTGTCGAAGATGTGCAGGGCGAAGTACCCGACGACCTCCCCCTCCTCGTTCTTGTGGAGGTTGATCCACGTGTGCTCGGCCTTCGACTCGACCACGTACTTCGCGAAGGACTCCCGCTCCACGCCCTCGAAGATCTGCCGGTGCACCTCGTAGAGCGAGTCGGTGAGCCTGCCGCGCTCCTCGGGGGTCAGGGACTTGGGGACGATGACCTCGCTGCTGGCGATCCGGGGCATGGCCGCGTCTTTTACCCCAATTTCCTATATTCCCATTTCCTACTTCACGCCGGCCGCGCGGCGCATCAGCGCCCCCTTCACGCGGTGGAGCCGCTTGCTGGCGGTGATGGTCAGCGAGGCCAGGTCCGTGGGGGCATGGGTGAGGCACTCGTACCCGTCCCGGGTCACCCGCACGGTGTCCGAATGGCGGATTCCCCCTACGCCGGGCAGGTAGATACCGGGCTCGATGCTGATGAACATGTTCTCGCGCAGCACGTCCGTGCATCCCTCGGCCACCCAGGGCGCCTCGTGGTTGCCCAGCCCGAAGCCATGACCCGTACGGTGCAGCAGGTGGCCGCCATGGCCCTCCTTCTGGAGGAAGTCCTTCGTCACGGCGTCGATCTCCGAGCAATCCACCCCGGGCCGGACCAGGGCGAAGGCCCGCCGCCGCGCCTCCAGCATGACGGCGAACGCCGCCCGCTCCACTTCACGGGGAG
The sequence above is drawn from the Archangium gephyra genome and encodes:
- a CDS encoding ARPP-2 domain-containing protein; this encodes MAHTETKRILPTGLRLAPSQVWGSIRLVPVLRDEVRGDLRFARRTYDDDLTLVSLKGGLMEPGLKYISYVPHGLVMGWDDRSRSAGAIFGTQLHKPEGKALKVGPFTVRVLHRMAHREDKNRLRLLPLHLAMEGFLALHFGGPEVAWTEYSQEAVSRGLDPRSEWSVPGWSSTAFDEALRIFEIHEQQVGVLIFHADLLLSAFIVSHPEDYRALHRALLEDFYGDLLLQYGFLGDVPPLSLSIEDRRVSSLGDLRAAVARMREDWGAFQGFMAGGVFGVEVSASTVYEAGPFHLQRFVTSLSPSEENHLGEVIVRGDGTLEYLKTYRLSAAQTRRAYLLKQLSQADWNLERAAVNLKTTRNDLMLRLSNAGFGYLLKESVLQAALRQHQGRR
- a CDS encoding cyclic nucleotide-binding domain-containing protein, which translates into the protein MPRIASSEVIVPKSLTPEERGRLTDSLYEVHRQIFEGVERESFAKYVVESKAEHTWINLHKNEEGEVVGYFALHIFDKEFGGVPTSVFRAEAGSLRAYRGTNASTRFGLKMILNYVLKNPGRRVFYLGSLVHPSSYSLLASYFKEVWPRHQTVVPPELLAFMDELATEFGLERVDPANPLVRHVGWRTRETEMEREYWLHCDKPASRFFVETNPGYVEGHGLVTVVPLTAANLANMLRTMGQRKLRQPIQATAALMQKTSVGARVLRPEVIRQLRRVPLFSHFEEDTLRELAQRSEIITLPGGRYVFHRGDASDEMYLLASGAVYVLAEGGEREKVVDELGSGSLFGEIAMLAGERRSATIRTATSSMLVRIPRSALLPLMEANASLRQGVWRKFAERRFDDLVRELDRYGHLGRKGRLSWVQRGEHRDLVAQETLSLEAGTHAFVLSGVLEVEHEGLWVTARGSMLLEVERPLRVRAHEATRLVLLPRDTAPEPRRTAG